One window from the genome of Oryza glaberrima chromosome 3, OglaRS2, whole genome shotgun sequence encodes:
- the LOC127765499 gene encoding silicon efflux transporter LSI2: MSQLASAPKVALGSIAFAVFWMMAVFPSVPFLPIGRTAGSLLSAVLMVIFHVISPDDAYASIDLPILGLLFATMVVGSYLRNAGMFKHLGRLLAWKSQGGRDLMCRVCVVTALASALFTNDTCCVVLTEFVLELAAERNLPAKPFLLALASSANIGSAATPIGNPQNLVIAFNSKITFPKFLMGILPAMLVGMAVNMVMLLCMYWRELGGGAELSVDGKQMEAVEEGRSPASAKSTPQLNGNGNTMMSLEMSENITTKHPWFMQCTEARRKLFLKSFAYVVTVGMVVAYMVGLNMSWTAITTALALVVVDFRDAEPCLDTVSYSLLVFFSGMFITVSGFNKTGLPGAIWDFMAPYSKVNSVGGISVLSVIILLLSNLASNVPTVLLMGDEVAKAAALISPAAVTTSWLLLAWVSTVAGNLSLLGSAANLIVCEQARRAPRNAYDLTFWQHIVFGVPSTLIVTAVGIPLIGKI, translated from the exons atgagtcAGCTTGCGTCGGCGCCCAAGGTGGCGCTTGGATCGATCGCGTTCGCGGTGTTCTGGATGATGGCGGTGTTCCCGTCGGTGCCGTTCCTGCCGATCGGGCGGACGGCGGGGTCGCTGCTGAGCGCGGTGCTGATGGTGATATTCCACGTGATCAGCCCCGACGACGCGTACGCCTCCATCGACCTCCCAATCCTGGGCCTCCTCTTCGCCACCATGGTGGTGGGCAGCTACCTCCGGAACGCCGGGATGTTCAAGCACCTGGGGCGTCTGCTGGCGTGGAAGAGCCAGGGCGGGCGCGACCTCATGTGCCGCGTCTGCGTCGTCACCGCCCTCGCCAGCGCCCTCTTCACCAACGACACCTGCTGCGTCGTCCTCACCGAGTTCGtcctcgagctcgccgccgagcgCAACCTCCCCGCCaagcccttcctcctcgccctcgcctccaGCGCCAACAtcggctccgccgccacccccatCGGCAACCCCCAGAACCTGGTCATCGCCTTCAACAGCAAGATCACCTTCCCCAAGTTCCTCATGGGAATCCTCCCGGCCATGCTCGTCGGGATGGCCGTCAACATGGTCATGCTGCTCTGCATGTACTGGAGGGAGCTGGGCGGAGGGGCCGAGCTCAGCGTCGACGGCAAGCagatggaggcggtggaggaaggcaggtcgccggcgtcggccaAGAGCACGCCGCAGCTGAACGGCAACGGCAACACGATGATGTCGCTGGAGATGTCGGAGAACATAACGACCAAGCACCCATGGTTCATGCAGTGCACGGAGGCGCGGCGGAAGCTGTTCCTCAAGAGCTTCGCGTACGTGGTGACGGTGGGGATGGTGGTGGCCTACATGGTGGGGCTCAACATGTCGTGGACGGCCATCACCACGGCGCTGGCGCTGGTGGTGGTCGACTTCCGCGACGCCGAGCCGTGCCTGGACACCGTGTCCTACTCGCTGctcgtcttcttctccgggaTGTTCATCACCGTCAGCGGCTTCAACAAGACGGGCCTCCCGGGAGCCATCTGGGACTTCATGGCGCCCTACTCCAAGGTCAACAGCGTCGGCGGCATCTCCGTCCTCTCCgtcatcatcctcctcctctccaaccTCGCATCAAACGTACCAACGG TGCTTCTTATGGGTGATGAggtggcgaaggcggcggcgctgatatcgccggcggcggtgacgacgtcGTGGCTGCTGCTGGCGTGGGTGAGCACGGTGGCGGGGAACCTGTCGCTGCTGGGGTCGGCGGCGAACCTGATAGTGTGCGAGCAGGCGAGGAGGGCGCCCAGGAACGCCTACGACCTCACCTTCTGGCAGCACATCGTCTTCGGCGTCCCATCCACCCTcatcgtcaccgccgtcggCATACCCCTCATCGGCAAGATCTGA
- the LOC127766500 gene encoding uncharacterized protein LOC127766500, whose translation MFKLHRHRSSDRVGQRFDFRFSNFRAVQVPTVSDRLFLSIVSVDTGKTVAKSGKAAARSGICQWPDSILESIWFSQDEVSKEFDECQYKIVVSVGSIKSGVLGEIFLNLTNFLNLVDPTAISLPLKRCNSGTVLQLKVQYLGAKSKSSGVRSWKDLSPRLDDRSPTNDDIDSKSDGSDSVANRSVRSSSGNPLGGTTQDELGNREMSFSASGSHRSSNSGDSTADRTNLSPRDSSNGGMHVGRQDSASSYVSASRGDDGFRSNNSSFSSRASGPNVLQGNTPKSFGNGFGQLSLGTSDSSKELLEAAEETIEELRDEAKMWERHSRKLKADLEMLKKECSEKSKQQTELEAELSAAHAERDSYRQEIEELKSSMKEVTMRQKVGGTSKYGDWIDLQKELEDDVKFLKESNANLSIQLKNTQEANIELVSILQELEETIEEQKAEISKISKVKNVTDADALKKGPLVKQDTEWAKQLSIKEDEITMLREKLNHVLNIENLGSDAVYLELEKENELLRVKIQELEKDCSELTDENLELIYKLKEVGGATKGQGPCIPNDSNLQIEELKSQICQLEEELRSKELLHTGSFADASISSSKVLQEKCADLELKLLNFRSQTYELEEKFQKSQEELEQRNLELSELRQKLDSSHSMAGEGVQTSGARGYQFRNGMDSEPETDVLKAKIQLQQQENDDLRCSKVEMESVISKIQAEKSQLEERLEASRKESSISSKCLDEVRQDILVLSSSIDSHVSANKVLERKVTELESCKADLELHISDLEQENIELSERISGLEAQLTYMTNEKESSELQIHDSKSLIVNLKDKVERQQAEMETQRLEFKQKQQEAQRKLSEAQDDSEVLRRSNSKLQSTVESLIEECSSLQNQIAELKRQKLELHGHLTQQEQELDNSKKRNLDFCKTVEFLEAKLSSLQKDISSKEQSLLSELESIFQEHTEQEEKINRAHFMLNKIEKEKTLEVENLEREVMSLTAQASSTQEERENATVEAIREVSVLRAEKVKLEASLQDVSAQLRHYESQLEDLRKESKSKIKGLVDSLNASKQSEEMLAADAEHMKKLMEDAKSNEDKLRKSSGELELKLKASDYEKQQMIEEISGLKLQVQKIMSLQDEVLKLKSSLDEAKFERGKLEELHRSVTEECEELKAQKAMLTDKMSNMQETLDNGEEEKRSRIAMQAKLVRLESDLSAVEASHVHEAELKNELNRIKRSNSEYQRKIQSLEQENEDLTSQLEQMAHIKEEDLGKQDIGGSPVDEESGIHLKIQVLEAKLAEALEENKMYRAQQKSPMPDGQCAAGNGNESSNERVLQLEGELRDMKERLLNMSLQYAEVEAQRERLVMELKATKKGGGRWF comes from the exons ATGTTCAAGCTGCACCGCCACCGCTCGTCGGACCGCGTCGGCCAGCGCTTTGACTTCCGCTTCTCCAACTTCCGCGCCGTCCAG GTCCCGACAGTATCAGACAGGCTGTTCCTTTCGATTGTCTCAGTGGATACTGGAAAGACAGTTGCCAAGTCCGGTAAAGCAGCTGCCCGCAGTGGAATTTGCCAATGGCCCGACAGCATATTGGAATCGATATGGTTTTCTCAAGATGAAGTGTCAAAAGAATTTGATGAATGCCAGTACAAGATTGTTGTTTCTGTG GGATCTATAAAAAGTGGTGTTCTTGGGGAGATCTTCCTAAATCTCACTAACTTTCTGAATTTGGTGGACCCAACCGCTATCTCTTTGCCGTTGAAGAGATGCAACTCTGGAACAGTTTTACAG CTTAAGGTTCAATATCTTGGCGCCAAGTCTAAGTCAAG TGGTGTGAGATCCTGGAAGGATTTGTCCCCTCGTCTCGATGACCGTAGTCCAACCAATGATGACATTGACAGCAAGTCAGATGGCTCTGATAGTGTTGCAAATAGGAGTGTTCGCTCTTCATCAGGAAATCCTTTAGGTGGCACTACTCAAGATGAACTTGGAAACAGG gAAATGAGTTTCTCAGCATCTGGGTCCCACCGGAGTTCTAATTCTGGAGATAGTACCGCGGATAGAACAAACTTATCCCCTAGAGACAGCTCTAATGGGGGTATGCATGTGGGAAGGCAGGATTCTGCCAGCTCGTACGTTAGCGCAAGTCGTGGTGATGATGGATTTAGATCAAACAATTCATCTTTCAGTTCCCGTGCATCAGGTCCAAATGTGTTGCAAGGAAATACTCCAAAATCATTTGGAAATGGGTTTGGTCAGTTATCATTAGGGACATCTGATTCATCCAAAGAGCTTCTTGAAGCGGCTGAAGAAACAATTGAGGAACTCCGTGACGAGGCGAAAATGTGGGAACGGCATTCTCGCAAGTTGAAGGCTGATCTGGAGATGTTGAAGAAGGAATGTTCCGAGAAATCCAAGCAACAGACTGAGCTAGAAGCTGAGCTGTCTGCTGCGCATGCTGAACGGGATTCCTATAGGCAAGAAATTGAAGAGTTGAAGTCATCTATGAAAGAGGTAACCATGCGACAAAAGGTTGGAGGAACCTCCAAATATGGGGACTGGATAGATCTGCAGAAGGAACTTGAAGATGATGTGAAGTTTCTGAAAGAATCAAATGCAAACTTATCCATACAACTGAAAAATACTCAAGAAGCAAATATAGAGCTTGTTTCTATTCTTCAGGAGTTGGAAGAGACCATAGAAGAACAGAAAGCAGAAATATCTAAAATTTCTAAGGTCAAGAATGTCACTGACGCTGATGCCTTAAAAAAGGGTCCGTTAGTCAAACAGGACACAGAATGGGCTAAGCAACTGTCAATTAAAGAGGATGAAATCACAATGTTGAGGGAGAAACTAAATCATGTGCTCAATATTGAAAATTTAGGTTCTGATGCTGTTTATCTTGAACTTGAGAAAGAAAATGAACTTTTAAGGGTTAAAATACAAGAGCTTGAGAAAGATTGTTCAGAGCTAACAGATGAAAATTTGGAGCTTATATACAAGCTGAAAGAAGTGGGTGGTGCTACAAAAGGTCAAGGCCCTTGTATTCCAAACGATAGCAATTTGCAAATTGAAGAGCTTAAATCACAGATATGTCAACTGGAAGAGGAGCTTAGGAGCAAGGAATTGCTGCACACTGGAAGTTTTGCTGATGCGTCAATATCTAGCTCAAAAGTATTACAGGAAAAATGTGCTGACCTTGAGCTGAAGCTGCTGAATTTTAGGTCTCAAACCTATGAGCTAGAAGAGAAGTTCCAAAAAAGCCAAGAGGAACTAGAACAAAGAAATCTTGAGTTATCTGAGCTGAGGCAGAAGCTTGACAGTTCCCATTCCATGGCAGGGGAAGGTGTTCAAACTAGTGGTGCAAGAGGATACCAATTTAGAAATGGTATGGATAGTGAACCTGAGACAGATGTGTTGAAGGCTAAAATTCAGCTACAGCAGCAGGAAAATGATGATTTGCGATGTTCCAAAGTTGAAATGGAAAGCGTTATTTCTAAAATTCAGGCAGAGAAGAGTCAGTTGGAGGAACGCCTGGAAGCATCACGTAAAGAAAGCAGCATTTCTTCAAAATGCTTGGATGAGGTGCGGCAAGATATCCTTGTGCTTTCAAGCAGCATAGATTCCCATGTTTCTGCCAATAAGGTTCTGGAAAGAAAGGTAACTGAACTGGAGAGTTGCAAAGCTGACCTAGAGCTACATATATCGGACCTGGAACAGGAAAACATAGAGCTATCGGAACGCATTTCTGGACTCGAAGCTCAGTTGACATACATGACAAATGAAAAGGAGTCAAGCGAGCTGCAGATACATGATTCTAAATCACTTATCGTCAATCTCAAAGATAAAGTAGAGCGCCAGCAAGCAGAGATGGAAACTCAAAGGCTTGAGTTTAAGCAAAAACAACAGGAAGCTCAGAGAAAATTGTCTGAAGCACAAGATGATTCAGAGGTTCTGAGGAGATCTAATTCTAAACTGCAATCCACAGTTGAGAGCCTTATTGAAGAGTGCAGTTCTCTGCAGAATCAAATTGCAGAGCTGAAGAGGCAGAAATTGGAGTTGCATGGCCACCTCACTCAGCAAGAGCAGGAATTGGATAACTCAAAAAAACGAAACCTTGATTTTTGCAAAACAGTCGAATTCCTAGAGGCAAAGCTTTCTTCACTTCAGAAAGACATTTCTTCCAAAGAGCAGTCTTTACTATCAGAACTGGAGAGTATATTCCAGGAGCACACGgagcaagaagaaaaaataaaccgTGCACATTTCATGCTAAACAAGATTGAGAAAGAAAAGACTCTTGAGGTAGAGAACCTTGAGAGGGAGGTCATGAGCCTCACTGCACAGGCCTCCTCCACACAAGAGGAGCGAGAAAATGCCACAGTGGAGGCCATTCGAGAGGTCTCTGTCTTACGAGCAGAAAAGGTCAAACTTGAGGCTAGTCTCCAGGATGTCAGTGCACAATTGAGGCATTACGAGTCTCAATTGGAAGACCTTCGTAAGGAGTCTAAAAGCAAGATTAAAGGCTTAGTTGACTCCCTGAATGCATCGAAACAAAGCGAGGAAATGTTGGCAGCAGATGCTGAacatatgaaaaaattgatgGAAGATGCTAAATCTAATGAAGATAAGTTAAGGAAATCTTCTGGTGAACTAGAATTGAAGCTTAAAGCTAGTGATTATGAGAAGCAGCAAATGATTGAAGAAATATCTGGTCTGAAACTTCAAGTTCAGAAAATAATGAGCCTTCAAGACGAAGTTCTCAAACTTAAAAGTTCTCTTGATGAGGCTAAGTTCGAAAGAGGAAAACTGGAGGAGCTACATCGTTCTGTTACTGAGGAATGTGAAGAATTGAAGGCACAGAAGGCTATGCTGACAGATAAAATGTCCAATATGCAGGAGACTTTGGACAATGGTGAAGAAGAAAAACGAAGCAGAATAGCTATGCAGGCAAAGCTTGTAAGGCTGGAGAGTGATCTATCTGCAGTGGAAGCATCGCATGTACATGAGGCAGAGCTAAAGAATGAACTTAATAGAATCAAGAGATCAAATAGTGAGTACCAGAGAAAGATACAATCTCTTGAGCAGGAAAATGAGGACCTTACAAGTCAGCTCGAGCAGATGGCCCACATCAAAGAAGAGGACCTTGGAAAGCAG GATATTGGTGGTTCTCCAGTTGATGAGGAATCTGGCATTCATTTGAAGATCCAAGTATTGGAAGCTAAGCTTGCAGAGGCTTTAGAGGAGAATAAGATGTACAGAGCTCAACAGAAGAG TCCCATGCCTGATGGGCAGTGTGCTGCTGGGAATGGCAATGAGAGTAGTAACGAAAGGGTTTTGCAACTAGAAGGAGAGCTAAGAGATATGAAGGAGCGGTTACTCAACATGAGCTTGCAGTATGCAGAGGTAGAGGCTCAGCGGGAACGATTAGTGATGGAACTGAAAGCTACCAAGaaaggaggagggcggtggtTCTAG